CGAGGAACGCCAGCTCGTCCCAGCCCATGCACGTCTCGCGGCAGAGTTTGCCGATGTCGATGCCGTAGCCGAACGCCAGCTCGCGGCAGACCTGCCGGAGCTCGGCTTCGGTCTCGCGCGTCCTGAGGTGCCGGTAGATCGCCTCGAACGTCGCCTGCTTCGTCTCCGCCGTTGGGCAGTCGAAGACATGCTCGGCGCCGTCGAGCGTCACCTCGATCTGGTCGTGCTGCGCGATCGCCATCTCGAGCACGATCCACCACAGCTCGCCGCGTCCCTCGGCAAAGTCGGACGGCACGTAGATCGTGAACGGCGCCTGGTGCCGCTTCAGCACCGGCCAGGCAAATTCGAGATTGTCGCGGAAGCCGTCGTCGAAGGTCAGCGCGACGAAGCGGCGCGTGCGCTCGCCGGCCATCAGCCGCCGATGCACCTCGTCGAGCGTCACGATCTCGATACCCTCGGCGCGGAGCGACGTCAGCACCTCGTCGAGAAACTGCGGCGTGATTTCGAGACTGCCGTTCGGCTGGAACGGATCGGCGCGCGCCGGCCGCACGCGATGGAAGGTGAGGATGGCGCCCTCGCCGGCCAGGAACTGCCGCGCCACGCGATGCGCGCCGCTGAAGTAGAGCGTGTCGAGCCCGGCGCGAAAAACGGATTTCCGGTCGGCCAATGCCCGCCTCCCCTATGCCACCAGCGCCGGAACGGCGCCGTCATCGTCGGCGATCTGCGCGGCAAGCGCGCGGCGGAGTGCCGACGGCGTCGCCAGCACCAGCGTCGCGCCGGCCCGCACCGTGGCGAACAACTGGCAAAGGCCGTAATAGCTGAGCACCGCCGAAAACGCGCGTTTCTCCTGCGGCGTCACGCCTGCCGCCGCGATGACTTCGGCATGCGTCAGTCCCGATTCGGCGGGTGCGCCATCCGGCCCCGGCGACGACATCAGCAGCGCCAGATCGGAGGCCGGGCCCGCCCGCTTGAGCTCGGGGCCGGGCCCGATGCCGCCGGCGATGTCCTCGAAAATCATGCAGCTCGCGCTCGCGGTCGCGCGGTCGCCGCCGCACAGCAGCACCAGCCGGATGGCACGCGCGCGCGCCGTCGCCAACGCCGCCACCGATGCCAGCCGCGCCTCGGTCGCGATTGCCACTGCGCCCGTGCGCACCAGCGCCCGCGCCAGGGCGTCGGCGTCCGTCGTCGGCTCGATCGGCGTCGCCACCGCGCCCGCCTTCAGCACGGCGAAGGCGCAGACCACCGCCTCGAAATTATCGTCCATGAAAAGCGCGACGCGATCGCCCCGCCCGATGCCGCGGGCCGCCAGCGCCGCCGCGACGCGGTTCGAGCTCCGCGCGAGCTCACCATACGAATGCTCGCGTCCGCCGGCCACCACGGCGATCCGCTTGGCGAAGCGCACGGCACTGTCGTTGAGATACTGCTCTAAGCGCATGTCCCGCCCGGTCATCCTTCGCGCGCGACCGTATCGACCGCACTCGGGCGTGACAAAGCGAAACCCCCGCTATCGTAAACGCAGAGCATCGAATGGGAGCTATTAACGTTAACCGGAGGCGGACGGTCGAACCGGCATGGCCCGCTCGCCCGCCAGGCGCGCGATACGTTGCACGATCGGGCCAACCGCGACGGGTGAGCGATGTCTTTAAGGTTAAAGTTAGTCAGTCGTTTCCCCTAACGCCGAAAGTGCCAATAGTGCCGCGGTGGAAGCGGCACGGCACGCCTCCATGACCGAAGGCGTGGCGACGAATTCGGACGCGAAAGCGGCGGCGGGACAAGGCGGAATTCCGTGTTGAACGAGCGCAAACTGCACCCCGGCGAGGTTGCCGATGCTTCGGCCGCACTGGGCGCCGTTAATCCCCAACTCTCGGCCGCGGAAAAGCCCGGCACCAGGCTGCCCGGCGCGCTCATCATCGGCGGCGCGCACGGTTCGCTCGCGATCGCGCGCAGTCTCGGCGAGCGCGGCATTCCGGTGTGGGTCGCGACCGGTGGCCATCCGGTCGTCCGCTTCTCGCGCTTCCGTGCGAAGACCGTCGCCTGGTCGAGCGACGAGCCCGACGCCGTCGCCAAACTCATCGCCATCGCCCGCACCAACAAACTCGAAAACTGGGTCCTGTTCGCCGGCGGCGACGCCGAGGTGAAGCTCGTCGCCGAGCATCACGACGAACTCGCCGCCGTGTTCCGTCTGACCACGCCGCCGTGGGAAACGACCCGCTGGGCCCACGACAAGCGCCTCACCTACGAGCGCGCCGCCACCGTCGGCGTCGATGCGCCGCGCAGCTTCTACCCGAAGGACCGCGACGACGTCGCCGCGCAGGACTTCGCCTACCCGGTGATCCTCAAGCCGACCAGCCGCGACACCACCAACGCCTTCACCCTCGCCAAGGTCTGGCGCGCCGGCGACCGCGCCGCGCTGCTCGCCCTCTACGACCGCGCCGTGGCGATGGTCGGCGCGCCGGCGGTGGTGCTGCAGGAGCTGATCCCCGGCGACGGCATGCACCAGTTTTCCTATGCCGCCCTTTGGGATCGCGGCGCCCCCGTCGCCTCGCTGGTCGCGCGCCGCACGCGGCAATATCCCGTCGACTTCGGCTACACCAGCACCTGCGTCGAGACCGTCGACCGGCCCGAGGTCGAAGCCGCGGCCGTCAAATTCCTGAAGTCGCTCGACTACAGCGGCCTGGTCGAGGTCGAGTTCAAGTACGACGACCGCGACCGCCGCTACAAGATTCTCGACGTCAATCCGCGTGCCTGGTCGTGGACCGCGCTCGGCGCCGCCGCCGGCGTCGATTTCCCCTATCTCGCCTGGCGCCTCGCCGTCGGCGAGCCGCTGCTGCCGCTCGTCCGCGCCCGCCCCGGCGTCGTCTGGATGCATCTGTCGCGCGACATCGTCGCCGCCGCGCAAGAATGGGCGCGCGGCAACCTCAGCATCCGCGACTACCTGTCGGTGTTCCGCAAGCCGATCGTCTTCGCGGCCTTCTCCGGCAACGATCCCCTGCCCGCAATCGCCGACCTGCCGCTCGTCCTGTGGCGCTACCTCAGCCGCCGCCTGCCGGCGCGCCTTCGCAGTCTCAAGCATTAACGACGGAGCCAGACCCGTGGTCACCCGGCAAACGGACATAGCAATCATCGGCGGCGGTCTCGCTGGCTCCGCCACCGCCGCGATGCTCGGCCGTGCCGACATCGACGCGCTGCTGGTCGATCCGCACCCGGTCTACCCGCCCGATTTCCGCTGCGAGAAACTCGACCGCGACCAGGTGCGCGTGCTCACGACCACCGGCCTCGAGGATGCGGTGCGGCGTGCCTCATCGACGAGCGGCGACGTGTGGATCGCCCGTCGCGGGCCCGCCCATGTCGAGAGGAAGACGCTCGGCCAGTATTATTTCCACTACGACACGCTGGTGAATGCGATCCGCGGCGCCATCCCGCCGGCGGTTCCCCTGGTCGAAAGCAAGGCCGCGGCGATCGCGACCGGCGAGCAACGCCAGCAGGTGACGCTCGCCAACGGCGACGAAATCTGGCGCGGCTGATCGTCATGGCGACCGGCCTCAACGTCGGCCTCCGCCACACGCTCGGCATCACGCGCTACGTCGTCAGCCCCAATCATTCGATCACCATCGGCTTCGATCTCACGCCCGTGGGCCGGCCGCGGTTCGCCTTCCCGGCGCTGACCGTGTATCCGTCGCGGCTCGACGAACGCATCGCGTACCTGTCGATGTTCCCCGTCGGCGACACCATGCGCGCCAACTTCTTCGTCTACCGCGACATGCGCGATCCGTGGCTGAAGGCGATGCGTCACGCCCCGGTTGCGACCCTGCTCGAGGCGATGCCGGAACTCGCCGAGCTCGTCGGCCCCTTCGCGGTCGACGGCGACGTCAAGATCCGCCCGGTCGATCTCACCGTCACCGGCGGACACCGGCAGGCCGGCATCGTCGTCATCGGCGACGCCTTCGCGACCTCGTGCCCGGCGGCCGGCACCGGCTCGGGCAAGGCGCTGACCGACGCCGAGCGCCTCTGCCACCTCCACATCCCGGCGTGGCTGGCGACCCCCGGCATGGACGCCGAAAAAAATCGCGGCCTTCTACGACGACCCCGTCAAGCAGGCCTCCGACGCCGCCTCGACCGCGATGGCCCAATACGTCCGCTCGATCGCGACGGATACGAGCATCCTCTGGCGGGCCCGCCGCTTCGCCAACCACGTCGCCCGCCAGCTCGGCGTAGCAAAACTCCGCGATCGCCTTGCCGCGGCAGCGCCGGCACGCCCGCAGACATCAAATTCCTGAAGGGCCGTCGGGCCTACTCGGCTTCGGCGTTGTCCGCCACGGGCACCGCGGTCTGCTTCCCCGCCGCCCGCGCTCCGCGCCACGCCCGCAGGCGGCTATAAGCCTCCCACAGCATCGGCGTTTGCTTGACGAACCGCTTCGCCGCCCGGAAGCCCAGGATCGCAGCGACCATCGCGCGGCCGCGGAGCGTCGCCGCCGCGAGATGATCGTGCGGCCGCACGACGCCGTCGGCCCAGTCGCGCTTATAGGGTTCGTCGCCGATGGTGAAATCGAAGCGCCGCATCTTGGCGTCGATGGTGTGCCGGATGAGCTCGTTGAGGTGCGCCCGTCCGGGACCGAAACGCGCAAGCTCGCCGTCCTGGTAGCTGGAAAGCACCAGATAGTAGCCGTCGCCGAAGCGCAGCCCGAGGCTCGTGGCGGCGATCGTCGCCCCGACGTCGAGACGGCTGACCTCGATGAGATCCTGCGCCTGCGGATTGGACACGAGGTCGAGATAAAACGCCCGATGACCCGGCCGCTCGAAATTGTTGGCGACGCCGAGCCGCGTGAAGGAGCGCGACTTCTGCATCATGAGCGTCTCTACCGTCGCCGCGATATCCGCGGGCTCGTGCACGGTGGAGAAGGCGACAGCGCCGTGCTCGCCGAGCTGCTTGAGCTGCTTGCGTTCCTTCTTGCGCGTCGGCCCTGAGCGCTTGGCAGCGTAGTACGCATCCCAATTGTCGCCGAGGTTGGCAACATAGGCGCCGTTCGGATTCGGCTGCACATCGAGATCGAAGAACGGGTTGCGCTGCCCGCCAACGGCGTCGACCATCTTCGACAGGTCGACGTAGTCGAAACGAAAATCCGGATGCGCCCTGAGCAGCGCCAGAATCTGGCGCCACAGCAGTGGGAAATTGGCGCCGACGCGCGCCGCGAAGTCCTGCCGAAGCAGCGGCCCGTTGTAGTCGCAGAGCGCCGAGCCCAGCCATGTCAGGCAGCGCACGCCGAGCTTGCGCTCGATCGCCAGCGCGAAGATGAAGAGAAGATTGCCCTCGCGGTCGCGACCTGTGACGATCGCCGGGCGGTTGCCGTTGGCGGCCCCGACATGGCGCTGCCAGGTGGCGAGCCAGTCGAAGGTCTGGAAGGGCGTGCCGTCGGCGATCTTTTCAAGCGCTCGCCATTCGGCCTCGACCCCAGCGAGGTCGCCGACGATGCCGATCTCGATGCTTTGTTCCGTCGGCGCGCGTTCCGCCGGAACGAACGCCTGCAGAAGGACAGGCGCAAACCCGTCGGCGTGTGAAACAAGAGCGTGGCGGCTGGACACTTAGGGATTCCCTGCTGGTTCGTCGTGGCTGGCGGCAGTATCGCCGCGACCTCGCCTGAGCGAGGCGATCGCAATGCGTGAACGGTAGACCGCCTGGGACAGCAGCGGCGTCTGCTTCACGAAACGTTTCATCCGCGCCGCTGCGACCGAAGCCGTCACCGCCAGCCGGCCGCGCCGGCTCGTCGCTGCGCGGAAATCGTAAAGGCTCAGTTCGCTGTCGCACCAGTCGCGCTTGTACGGTTCATCGCCGACCGTGAAGTCGAAGGTCGTGCAGCCGCGGCCGATGGCGTAGCCGATCAATTCGTGCAGGTGCGCCGTGCCTGGCCCGAAGCGCGCCACCGGCCCGGCGTCATAGCTTGCCAGCACGTGATAGTAGCGGCCGCGGAAGACCAGCCCGAGATTGGTCGCGGCCGTGACCCCACCTTCAGCCGCGCGACATGCAGGATGTCGCGAAAGGCCGGATCGGCGCCGAGCGCGCGGAAGAAATCGCGCGTGCCGGGCCGCGCCAGGAAATTGGAAACACCGCGGGTCGCGAACGACGCCGCCTTTTGCGCGAACAGCGCGTCAAGTGTCTTCTCGATATCGCAGGGCTCGACCGCGGTCACGAATTCCACCGCCCCGAACTCGGCGAGACGCTTGCGCTTGGAGCGATCGTGCCGCCGCGTCGCCGACGAACGCTTGTCCTTGTAGAATTTCTCCCACGGCCCGGCGATGGCCATGAGATACGCGCCGCTCGGATTGAGCGTCGCATCGAGATCGAGCATCGGGTTGCGCTGGGCGCCGACCACGGCCGGCATCCTCGTCAGCACCACCGCGTCGAACGGCGTCTCTGCCGCGATTGCGCGCATCGCCTGCCCGAACACAGCACCGAAGTCGCCCGTGACGGCGTCGGCGAAATCCGGCGCGAGCAGCGGCGCGTTGTAGTCGCAAAGCTCCGAGGCATGCCAGATCAGCCGGCGCACGATGCGACCGCGCTCGATCGCCAGCGGCAGGATGAAGGCAACCTTGCCCCGTGCCCGCCCGACGACGATCGCCGGGATCACGCCGCGTTGGGCGCCGATGTGCCACTGCCACGCCGCATGCCAATCGTAGGTCTGGAACGCCGTGCAGTCGGCCGTCGCCTCGAAGGCGCGCCAGACGGTTTCCATCTCGGCGAGGTCATGTACGATTGTCAGGCCGAGGTGCCCATCCAGGCCGCGAGCAGCCGAACGTCCGGCCGATTTCGCGTCGATCCGCGGATCGAAAAGGGCCTGGCGTTCCTCGACCACTGACATGATTTTTCCGCCCGCTGGGAGCCCTGTTGTAGGTGCTAACACCATTGGAAAGACATGCAATTTTCCGGTTTTGGTTAAGATCGCATTCAGCACCGGAATCGGCCGCGCAGCTTGTGTTAGCCTCCCGGCATGATCGTCTCCTGCGGCGAAGCCCTGATCGATTTCCTGCCCCGCCAGGCGACTGACGGATCGGCCGTTTTCGCCCCGTTCGCCGGCGGCTCGCCGTTCAACGTCGCCATCGCCATCGGCCGCCTCGGCACGCCGGCGGGATTCTTCGGCGGCCTCTCGACCGATCTTTTCGGCGACATCCTGCGCCGCTCGCTGCACGCCTCCGGCGTCGACACCAGCCTCGCAAATTTCAGCGACCGCCCGACCACGCTGGCCTTCGTCAGCCTGTCGGAGGGCAACGCGCGCTACGCCTTCTTCGACGAACATTCGGCGGGCAGGATGCTGACCGAGAACGACGTCCCCGCGCTGCCCAAGACAGTGACCGCCCTCCACTTCGGCTCCTTCAGCCTCGCCGAGGAACCGTGCGGCTCGACGCTCGAATATCTGATGCAGCGCGAATTCGCCGACCGCGTGATCTCCCTCGACGTCAACGTCCGCCCGACGCTGATCAAGAATCGCGACGGCTACCTCGCCCGCATCGATCGCCTTGTCGCGATGGCCGACATCGTCAAGCTGAGCGAGGAGGATCTCGCGTGGCTGCACGAGTCGCTGTCCTTCGATGACCTCGCCGCCCGCTATCTGAAGCTCGGCGCAAAGATCGTGGTGCTCACCAAGGGCGGCGACGGCGCCGTCGCGATTTCGCACCATGCCAAAGTCAGCGTCCCGGGCATCGCGGTGAAAGTCGCCGACACCGTCGGCGCGGGCGACACCTTCAGCGCCGCGACCCTCGCTCGCCTCGACCAGAAGACGCTGCTGACCAAAGCGCGCATGGCGCAACTGAGCGCGGACGAACTCACCGATGCCCTGACCTTTGCCGCCAATGCAGCGGCGGTCACCGTCTCGCGCCCCGGCGCCAACCCGCCATGGCTCAACGAGCTGCCTTGAGCGAGCGATAGAGCCGCCGGAAAACTACGAGCCGCTCGGCATAACGCCGCCTGCAACTCCGGATCGGGCTCGATCACCTCCTCCACGCCGGCTTGGTGCAAACCGCTTCCGGCGTTTCCCCGGAAACCGCCATCCGCGCCAGCCTCGCGGCACCGAACGCCGGCCCGTTGTCGCCGCCGGAAACCCTCAGCAACGGACGCCCCATCGCCGCGGAAATCAGCCGCATCCAGAACCGGCTGCGCGCCCCGCCACCGATCATCGGCAGCGGCGAAAGGGCTGCATTGCCAAAGGCTTGCTGCCCGTCGGCCAGCGACAGCGCCACGCCATCCAGCACGGCCTGGACCAGATCGAGCGGCGACGTCGCATTACTCCAGCCCGGCAAACGCGCCGCGCGCATCCGGATCGTTTGAGCGGCGTCCGCTCGCCGGCGAGATACGGCAGGAACATCACGCTCGCCGGCCCCGCGAACCGCGCCTCCGCTTGCGCCAGCAACGTCTCGACATCCGCGCCGACGACCCGCGCGATCCAGTCGAGAGCGCCGCGCCGTTGAGCAGCGCCGCCCTGCTCGAACCATCGACCCCGGCAGCACATGCGCGAATGCGTGAATCAACGTCGCCGGCTTCGGCTCGTACCGATCGCGCGTCACGAAAATCTGCGCCGACGTTCCGAGCGAGAGAAACGAGTCTCCGTCGTCGATCGCGCCGATGCCGACCGCGCCGGCCGCAGAGTCTCCGCCGCCGGCGGCCACGACGACCGGATGGCGCAACCCCCACGACGCCGCGATGCCCGGCCGCAGCAACCCGGATACCGCATTTCCTTCCAGCAGCCGCGGCATCTGCTCCCGTGCCACGCCGACCGCGGCAAGGATCGCATCCGACCAGTCACGCCGCGCCTCATCGAGGATCAGCGTGCCGGCGGCGTCGCACGTGTCGGTCGCGATCTCACCCGTGAGGCGCAAGCGCACGAAATCCTTCGCCAGCACGACGCGGCGAATGCGCGCGAAATTCTCCGGCTCATGCGTTCGCAGCCACATAAGCTTCGGCGCGGTGAACCCCGGCATCGCGATGACGCCGGCAATTTCGGCCAAACCCGGCACCGCGTCGGTCAGCACCGCGCACTCGGCTACGGCACGGCCGTCATTCCAGACCATCGCCGGCCGGACCGGCAGGCCGCCGGCATCGAGTATGACCGCACCGTGCATCTGACCGGACAGGCCGATCGCGCGTGTATCCAGAAACGCGGCGGTGGCCTCGTTGTAGAGATGGCCGACCACGCGCTCCGTCGCCCGCCACCAATCCTCCGGCTCCTGCTCCGACCAGCCCGGGCGCGGCTGGCGCGTCGCGATGGGCGCGCTCGCCTGCGCGACCACCGCCTGCGCCTCGTTGACGAGGACGGCCTTCACCGCCGATGTGCCGATATCGATGCCGAGGAAGTGCATGCGGGTTGACGGTAACACCGCTTTGGCCGATCAGGACGCGATGATTTCCGGCAGCGAGCGCGCATTTCTCCGTGCCCTTTTCGACCGCGCGGTCGCGGCGGCGCTGCCGGCGCGCGTCGTGCCGGCCCACCTGCCGCACCCGCCCAAGGGCCGCACCATCGTGCTTGGCGCCGGCAAGGCATCCGCCGCGATGGCGCGCGCCGTCGAGGACAACTGGCCGGCCGACGCTCCGCTTTCCGGCCTCGTCGTCACCCGCTACGGCCACGGCGTTCCGTGCCGCCGCATCGAGATCGTCGAGGCATCGCATCCCGTGCCGGACGCGGCCGGCGCCGATGCCGCGCGCCGCATCCTCGAATTGGCGAGGGGCGCCGGACCCGACGATCTCGTGCTCTGCCTCATCTCCGGTGGCGGCTCGGCGCTGCTGGCGCTCCCGGCCGAGGGCCTGTCGCTTGCCGACAAGCAGGCGGTGAACCGCGCGCTGCTCAACTCCGGTGCGGCAATCGGCGAGATGAACACCGTCCGCAAGCATCTCTCCGCCATCAAGGGCGGCCGCCTCGCCGCCGCGGCGTTTCCGGCGCGCGTCGTGACGCTACTGATCTCCGACGTGCCCGGCG
The sequence above is drawn from the Bauldia sp. genome and encodes:
- a CDS encoding FAD-dependent monooxygenase yields the protein MVTRQTDIAIIGGGLAGSATAAMLGRADIDALLVDPHPVYPPDFRCEKLDRDQVRVLTTTGLEDAVRRASSTSGDVWIARRGPAHVERKTLGQYYFHYDTLVNAIRGAIPPAVPLVESKAAAIATGEQRQQVTLANGDEIWRG
- a CDS encoding class I adenylate-forming enzyme family protein, whose translation is MRLEQYLNDSAVRFAKRIAVVAGGREHSYGELARSSNRVAAALAARGIGRGDRVALFMDDNFEAVVCAFAVLKAGAVATPIEPTTDADALARALVRTGAVAIATEARLASVAALATARARAIRLVLLCGGDRATASASCMIFEDIAGGIGPGPELKRAGPASDLALLMSSPGPDGAPAESGLTHAEVIAAAGVTPQEKRAFSAVLSYYGLCQLFATVRAGATLVLATPSALRRALAAQIADDDGAVPALVA
- a CDS encoding GNAT family N-acetyltransferase, with the protein product MSSRHALVSHADGFAPVLLQAFVPAERAPTEQSIEIGIVGDLAGVEAEWRALEKIADGTPFQTFDWLATWQRHVGAANGNRPAIVTGRDREGNLLFIFALAIERKLGVRCLTWLGSALCDYNGPLLRQDFAARVGANFPLLWRQILALLRAHPDFRFDYVDLSKMVDAVGGQRNPFFDLDVQPNPNGAYVANLGDNWDAYYAAKRSGPTRKKERKQLKQLGEHGAVAFSTVHEPADIAATVETLMMQKSRSFTRLGVANNFERPGHRAFYLDLVSNPQAQDLIEVSRLDVGATIAATSLGLRFGDGYYLVLSSYQDGELARFGPGRAHLNELIRHTIDAKMRRFDFTIGDEPYKRDWADGVVRPHDHLAAATLRGRAMVAAILGFRAAKRFVKQTPMLWEAYSRLRAWRGARAAGKQTAVPVADNAEAE
- a CDS encoding FGGY family carbohydrate kinase, encoding MHFLGIDIGTSAVKAVLVNEAQAVVAQASAPIATRQPRPGWSEQEPEDWWRATERVVGHLYNEATAAFLDTRAIGLSGQMHGAVILDAGGLPVRPAMVWNDGRAVAECAVLTDAVPGLAEIAGVIAMPGFTAPKLMWLRTHEPENFARIRRVVLAKDFVRLRLTGEIATDTCDAAGTLILDEARRDWSDAILAAVGVAREQMPRLLEGNAVSGLLRPGIAASWGLRHPVVVAAGGGDSAAGAVGIGAIDDGDSFLSLGTSAQIFVTRDRYEPKPATLIHAFAHVLPGSMVRAGRRCSTARRSRLDRAGRRRGCRDVAGASGGAVRGAGERDVPAVSRRRADAAQTIRMRAARLPGWSNATSPLDLVQAVLDGVALSLADGQQAFGNAALSPLPMIGGGARSRFWMRLISAAMGRPLLRVSGGDNGPAFGAARLARMAVSGETPEAVCTKPAWRR
- a CDS encoding carbohydrate kinase gives rise to the protein MIVSCGEALIDFLPRQATDGSAVFAPFAGGSPFNVAIAIGRLGTPAGFFGGLSTDLFGDILRRSLHASGVDTSLANFSDRPTTLAFVSLSEGNARYAFFDEHSAGRMLTENDVPALPKTVTALHFGSFSLAEEPCGSTLEYLMQREFADRVISLDVNVRPTLIKNRDGYLARIDRLVAMADIVKLSEEDLAWLHESLSFDDLAARYLKLGAKIVVLTKGGDGAVAISHHAKVSVPGIAVKVADTVGAGDTFSAATLARLDQKTLLTKARMAQLSADELTDALTFAANAAAVTVSRPGANPPWLNELP
- a CDS encoding GNAT family N-acetyltransferase, translating into MVLAPTTGLPAGGKIMSVVEERQALFDPRIDAKSAGRSAARGLDGHLGLTIVHDLAEMETVWRAFEATADCTAFQTYDWHAAWQWHIGAQRGVIPAIVVGRARGKVAFILPLAIERGRIVRRLIWHASELCDYNAPLLAPDFADAVTGDFGAVFGQAMRAIAAETPFDAVVLTRMPAVVGAQRNPMLDLDATLNPSGAYLMAIAGPWEKFYKDKRSSATRRHDRSKRKRLAEFGAVEFVTAVEPCDIEKTLDALFAQKAASFATRGVSNFLARPGTRDFFRALGADPAFRDILHVARLKVGSRPRPISGWSSAAATITCWQAMTPGRWRASGQARRTCTN
- a CDS encoding polysaccharide deacetylase family protein, which translates into the protein MADRKSVFRAGLDTLYFSGAHRVARQFLAGEGAILTFHRVRPARADPFQPNGSLEITPQFLDEVLTSLRAEGIEIVTLDEVHRRLMAGERTRRFVALTFDDGFRDNLEFAWPVLKRHQAPFTIYVPSDFAEGRGELWWIVLEMAIAQHDQIEVTLDGAEHVFDCPTAETKQATFEAIYRHLRTRETEAELRQVCRELAFGYGIDIGKLCRETCMGWDELAFLANDPLVTIGAHTVMHPILMKLSAEAARAEMLDGARAIAANLGKMPAHFAYPVGGTDAAGPREFAMAAGAGFKTAVTTRPGVLFHDHARYLTALPRISVNGAFQRMRYLDVLLSGAPSALINRFRRVAAA
- a CDS encoding ATP-grasp domain-containing protein, with product MNERKLHPGEVADASAALGAVNPQLSAAEKPGTRLPGALIIGGAHGSLAIARSLGERGIPVWVATGGHPVVRFSRFRAKTVAWSSDEPDAVAKLIAIARTNKLENWVLFAGGDAEVKLVAEHHDELAAVFRLTTPPWETTRWAHDKRLTYERAATVGVDAPRSFYPKDRDDVAAQDFAYPVILKPTSRDTTNAFTLAKVWRAGDRAALLALYDRAVAMVGAPAVVLQELIPGDGMHQFSYAALWDRGAPVASLVARRTRQYPVDFGYTSTCVETVDRPEVEAAAVKFLKSLDYSGLVEVEFKYDDRDRRYKILDVNPRAWSWTALGAAAGVDFPYLAWRLAVGEPLLPLVRARPGVVWMHLSRDIVAAAQEWARGNLSIRDYLSVFRKPIVFAAFSGNDPLPAIADLPLVLWRYLSRRLPARLRSLKH